A genomic segment from Sphingopyxis sp. DBS4 encodes:
- a CDS encoding DSD1 family PLP-dependent enzyme — protein sequence MSDDLSLHAHLIGRQGSRADLNTPVLVLDVAALDRNIAAMAAHAAGHGVGLRPHAKTHKSVDIAKRQIDAGALGVCCAKIGEAEVLAEGGIAGILITSPVAAPRAIERLAALAARAEGLMAVVDHPAVAERIDVALETAGATLDIVIDIDPGIRRTGVASAEAAVDLAREIAALPRLRYRGVQYYCGSQQHIEDYAERRAAITERTDYLKSVIAALADAGFAPEIVTGSGTGTHRIDLDLGVFTELQAGSYVFMDKQYLDCDLTGAGDAPFEVALGVDARVVSTNHSGLVTIDAGFKSLSTDGGVAVVRRGAPEDARFAFMGDEHSALIASGIGDRLAPGDPVTLTVPHCDPTVNLYDHYHVVSGDTLVAIWPVSARGRAR from the coding sequence ATGAGCGACGACCTTAGCCTTCATGCGCATCTGATCGGCCGACAGGGCTCGCGCGCCGACCTCAACACGCCGGTGCTGGTACTCGACGTTGCGGCGCTCGACCGCAATATCGCGGCGATGGCGGCACACGCGGCCGGTCACGGCGTCGGCCTGCGCCCGCATGCCAAGACGCACAAGAGCGTCGATATCGCGAAGCGCCAGATCGATGCCGGGGCGCTCGGCGTTTGCTGCGCGAAGATCGGCGAGGCCGAGGTGCTGGCCGAAGGCGGTATCGCGGGTATTCTCATTACCTCGCCGGTCGCCGCGCCGCGCGCGATCGAACGGCTCGCCGCGCTCGCGGCGCGTGCCGAGGGGCTGATGGCGGTCGTCGACCATCCCGCCGTCGCCGAACGCATCGACGTGGCGCTGGAAACCGCAGGCGCGACGCTCGACATCGTGATCGACATCGATCCGGGCATCCGGCGTACCGGGGTCGCGTCGGCTGAGGCGGCGGTCGATCTCGCGCGCGAGATCGCGGCGCTGCCGCGCCTTCGCTATCGCGGCGTCCAATATTATTGCGGATCGCAGCAGCATATCGAGGATTATGCCGAACGCCGCGCCGCGATCACCGAGCGCACCGATTATCTGAAAAGCGTGATCGCGGCGCTTGCCGATGCAGGCTTCGCGCCCGAAATCGTTACCGGATCGGGCACCGGCACGCACCGGATCGACCTCGACCTTGGCGTTTTCACCGAGCTTCAGGCGGGATCCTATGTCTTTATGGACAAGCAATATCTCGATTGCGATTTGACAGGCGCCGGCGATGCCCCGTTCGAGGTCGCGCTCGGCGTCGATGCGCGCGTCGTCAGCACCAATCATTCGGGACTTGTCACGATCGACGCCGGGTTCAAGTCGCTGTCGACCGACGGCGGGGTCGCGGTCGTCCGGCGCGGCGCGCCCGAGGATGCGCGCTTCGCCTTCATGGGTGACGAGCATTCGGCGCTGATCGCTTCCGGTATCGGAGACCGGCTCGCGCCGGGCGATCCGGTGACACTGACGGTTCCGCACTGCGACCCGACGGTGAATCTCTACGACCATTATCATGTCGTGTCGGGCGATACGCTGGTCGCGATCTGGCCGGTGAGCGCGCGCGGGCGGGCGCGTTGA